Sequence from the Zetaproteobacteria bacterium genome:
TCGCCCGACCCCTTCAATCCGCTGGTGCGGATCATCAACCAGCTCTCCGAGCCGATGATCTATCCGGTGCGCAGCCGGTTGCCCTACCTGGGTGGTATCGACTTCTCCCCGATGGTGGTGCTGCTGGTCATCTACTTCCTCAACGTCTTCCTGGTGCAGACGTTGCAGCGGATTGCGTTGTCGCTGATCTACGGGTGATTCCCGAAGGGGTGTGCGACTGCGGCAGTGACGGGCTCTACCTGCGGGTGCATGCCCAGCCCGGTGCGCGCAATCCCGGCGTGCGCGGGCTGCACGGCAACGCCGTCAAGGTGGCGGTGCGGGAGGCGGCCGAAGGGGGCAAGGCCAACCGAGCCGTGGCGCAGGTGGTGGCCGAAGGGCTGGGGGTGACCGTGCGCGATGTGACGGTGCGGAGCGGGCGGACGGCGCGGGCCAAGCGCCTCTTCATCGCCGGTGATGCGCAACTGCTGCGTCGGCGCCTGCTCGACTGGCTCGGGCTGCGGGAGGGATAGCAGCCATGTCGCCGATGGCCGTCACCATGCTGATGCTGCTCTGCTACCTGCTCTTCTTCCGCTTCTACGCCAAGGGGGTGCTGGGCGCCAGGGTTTTTGCGCTGTCGGAGCGGCGGCAGACGCCCGCGCATGCGCTGCGCGACGATGTCGACTACCTGCCGTGCAACCGTTATGTCCTCTTCGGCCACCATTTCGCCTCCATCGCCGGTCTGGCGCCGATGCTCGGCCCGGCGATCGCGGTGATCTGGGGGTGGATCCCGGCCCTCTGCTGGGTGGTGTTCGGTACGCTGCTGGTCGGCGCGGTGCACGACTTCTCGGCGCTGGTCCTCTCCGTGCGTCACCGAGGCGAGAGCGTGGGGTCGATCGCCAGAGAGGTCATCTCACCGCGCACGCGGCTGCTCTTCCTGCTGGTCATCTTCTTTCTGGTTGCGCTGGCCATGGGGGTATTCGTGCTGGTCATCTCCGGCCTCTTCGCCGCGCCCGATCCTGCCCGTATTCCGGCCACATCCCATCCCGAGGCGGTCTTTCCCACCTATTCGCTGATGGTGATCGCCATGGTGATCGGCTTCCTGGTCCATCGGCGCAACCTGCCGCTGTGGCCGCTGATCGGGGCCGGCTTCGTCGCCATGCTGCTCACCACCTGGTGGGGGCTGGGGATGCCGGTCACCGGTATCTCCGCCGCAGGCTGGACCTGGTCGCTGCTCGTCTACGCCTTCGCCGCCAGCGTGCTGCCGGTCTGGCTGCTGCTGCAGCCGCGTGACTTCCTCAACTCCCTGCTGCTCTACCTCGCACTCTTCTCCATGCTGATCGGCTTCTTCATCCTCGATCCGCGGTGGGCGGCTCCTGCGGTCAACCCCCATCCGGTGGGTGCGCCGCCGATGTTGCCCTTCCTCTTCATCGTCATCGCCTGCGGTGCGGTCTCCGGCTTCCACGGCCTGGTCGCCTCCGGCACCACCGCCAAGCAGCTGGATCGCGAGAGCGATGCGCCGCTGATCGGCTACGGCGGCATGATCGGCGAGTCGCTTCTGGCGCTGCTCGCCGTGCTGGCCACCACCGCCGGCGCCTTCACCAGCCGTGCCCAGTGGGAGGCGTTCTACGGTTCGTGGCAGAAGGCGGTGGGGTTGCACCAGAAGCTGGGGGTCTTCATTCAGGGCAACGCCAACTTCATCCATCAACTCGGTCTGCCCCACGATTTCGCCGC
This genomic interval carries:
- a CDS encoding YggT family protein → MYVLGYLLQGVAGVLHILLSAATVVVIARAVLSWVSPDPFNPLVRIINQLSEPMIYPVRSRLPYLGGIDFSPMVVLLVIYFLNVFLVQTLQRIALSLIYG
- a CDS encoding DUF167 domain-containing protein: MIPEGVCDCGSDGLYLRVHAQPGARNPGVRGLHGNAVKVAVREAAEGGKANRAVAQVVAEGLGVTVRDVTVRSGRTARAKRLFIAGDAQLLRRRLLDWLGLREG
- a CDS encoding carbon starvation protein A — protein: MSPMAVTMLMLLCYLLFFRFYAKGVLGARVFALSERRQTPAHALRDDVDYLPCNRYVLFGHHFASIAGLAPMLGPAIAVIWGWIPALCWVVFGTLLVGAVHDFSALVLSVRHRGESVGSIAREVISPRTRLLFLLVIFFLVALAMGVFVLVISGLFAAPDPARIPATSHPEAVFPTYSLMVIAMVIGFLVHRRNLPLWPLIGAGFVAMLLTTWWGLGMPVTGISAAGWTWSLLVYAFAASVLPVWLLLQPRDFLNSLLLYLALFSMLIGFFILDPRWAAPAVNPHPVGAPPMLPFLFIVIACGAVSGFHGLVASGTTAKQLDRESDAPLIGYGGMIGESLLALLAVLATTAGAFTSRAQWEAFYGSWQKAVGLHQKLGVFIQGNANFIHQLGLPHDFAAAFISVVVVGFAMTSVDTGARLLRFNLQEIGATIGVKVLENRFVATALAVAAIGFFAFFRVDGKPAGLFLWTLFGTTNQILAGLTLLTVTLWLYRNKRPFLYTMLPMVLVLGATISGMVLGIVKALRHEQFTVAVVGGVIFLLACWVLIEALLAVRTIRRRQRRGG